From one Pseudobdellovibrionaceae bacterium genomic stretch:
- a CDS encoding ABC transporter substrate-binding protein: MRRTIPILLAGLLLWSCSRTQKLEPDTLYVALGSQPSSLDPRFATDANGMRIAQLMFNSIVRIGPDLKVTGDAAESWTYKDLIYTFKLRENLSFSNGRKVHPEDIQFSFEQYRLDNNPFHSALDLVNGVTAKDMGTHLQVKVRLKEYSAKLLTSDLPVVKILPKEETLAAGADFAKQLIGTGSFSFDHQSANEIVLKARKDHPYASPRVNRLIFKVIRDEFTRFQKTYKGSIDIAQAEIPLSKVIVFERRPEDFQVYKYPGLSMSYILVNLKDPLLQNLQVRQALAHGLQRDEIIKYKLEGLASPATAILTPNNPFHDQDLNNLPFDLAKGKALLEQSQASGKTLTLKTSNAQSAVENGKVLVNQLSQLGIKVVLQSFEWGTFYDDVRKGNFQLATMRWIGALDPDIYRIALHSSETPPGRNRGQYVNSQLDLLLEQGLKIADEGRRIAHYKKVQKIVLDDLPIIPLWYDGQVAIVNKRVKNYTPPLNGDFSPFVRVTKE; this comes from the coding sequence ATGCGCCGCACAATTCCCATTCTTTTGGCAGGTCTTCTGCTTTGGTCCTGTTCCAGAACTCAGAAACTGGAACCTGATACTCTTTATGTTGCATTGGGCTCTCAGCCCAGCTCTCTCGATCCCCGCTTTGCCACGGATGCTAATGGAATGCGTATTGCCCAACTTATGTTTAACTCCATTGTACGCATCGGCCCGGACCTTAAGGTCACCGGAGATGCGGCCGAATCCTGGACCTACAAGGATCTGATCTACACCTTCAAGTTGCGTGAGAATTTGAGTTTTTCCAATGGGCGCAAAGTTCATCCGGAGGATATTCAGTTTTCGTTTGAGCAGTATCGCCTGGACAACAACCCATTTCATTCGGCTCTGGATTTAGTCAATGGGGTGACGGCCAAAGACATGGGTACCCATTTGCAGGTTAAGGTTCGCCTCAAAGAGTATTCTGCCAAACTTCTGACCTCTGATCTACCGGTAGTCAAAATTCTTCCGAAGGAGGAAACTCTCGCTGCTGGTGCCGACTTTGCAAAACAGCTGATCGGCACAGGGAGTTTTTCCTTCGATCATCAGTCGGCCAACGAAATCGTTCTTAAAGCGCGGAAGGATCATCCCTATGCTTCCCCTAGGGTCAATCGCCTGATTTTTAAAGTTATTCGCGATGAGTTCACCCGTTTTCAAAAGACCTACAAGGGGTCCATCGATATCGCCCAGGCGGAGATCCCTCTTTCCAAAGTGATTGTTTTTGAAAGGAGGCCTGAAGACTTTCAGGTTTATAAGTACCCAGGTTTGTCGATGAGCTACATATTGGTAAATCTCAAAGATCCACTTTTACAAAACCTGCAAGTCCGGCAAGCCCTGGCACATGGACTTCAGCGCGATGAAATCATTAAATACAAACTTGAAGGCCTAGCGAGCCCAGCAACTGCGATTTTGACTCCAAATAATCCCTTTCATGACCAGGATCTCAACAACCTCCCCTTTGATCTGGCGAAGGGAAAGGCCCTTCTTGAGCAAAGCCAGGCCTCCGGTAAAACTCTGACTCTCAAGACTTCTAACGCCCAATCAGCAGTAGAAAACGGTAAGGTCTTGGTTAATCAACTCTCCCAATTGGGAATCAAGGTTGTCTTGCAAAGTTTTGAGTGGGGAACCTTTTATGACGACGTCCGCAAGGGCAACTTCCAGCTAGCCACCATGAGGTGGATCGGAGCACTAGACCCGGACATCTACCGCATCGCGCTCCACTCCAGTGAAACACCTCCCGGACGAAACCGGGGGCAATACGTCAATTCACAATTGGATCTGCTCTTGGAACAAGGTCTTAAGATTGCCGACGAGGGTCGAAGGATTGCCCACTACAAAAAGGTCCAGAAAATTGTTTTGGACGATCTTCCCATAATTCCCCTCTGGTACGATGGACAGGTTGCCATCGTTAACAAACGAGTTAAAAATTATACTCCACCCTTAAACGGGGACTTCAGCCCATTTGTTCGGGTGACAAAAGAATAG
- a CDS encoding diguanylate cyclase, whose amino-acid sequence MTTESTTKPKILCVDDERAVLEALRRLLRSDFRVVTAESGEEALNLLESHPDLAVILSDYRMEGLSGIELLRRSRSIVPNAVRAILSGQIELKQISEAINRAEIHRLILKPWDNEYLRIQMQEAVLTHSTLVEKNQLRQLAITDPVTGLTNHRYFQERLQDLWRKGLTPQHPMSLLMIDIDNFKSVNDKYGHLAGDQVLAEVAERLVSSIGDSDSVSRYGGEEFSLILTDTDSGGAGQRADKIRQAIESEKFTIANSQQATLTVSIGVTTYPGAISLERPTDLIAQADHALYRAKNQGRNQVLIYDPTLDRN is encoded by the coding sequence GTGACCACCGAGTCGACAACGAAACCAAAAATTCTCTGTGTCGATGATGAACGAGCCGTGCTTGAGGCCCTACGTCGACTTCTCCGCAGTGATTTCCGGGTGGTCACGGCCGAATCCGGAGAGGAAGCCTTGAACCTCCTTGAGAGTCATCCAGATTTGGCGGTGATTTTGAGTGACTACCGCATGGAAGGTCTTTCGGGAATCGAGCTTTTGCGCCGCAGTCGCAGCATCGTTCCAAACGCCGTTCGCGCCATCTTAAGCGGGCAGATTGAGCTCAAACAGATTTCTGAAGCTATCAACCGGGCTGAGATCCATCGATTGATCTTAAAGCCCTGGGACAACGAATATTTGCGCATCCAAATGCAGGAAGCGGTGCTCACCCATAGTACCCTGGTCGAAAAAAATCAACTGCGCCAGTTGGCCATCACCGATCCCGTCACCGGTCTAACTAATCACCGTTATTTCCAGGAGCGACTTCAAGATCTGTGGAGAAAAGGTCTTACTCCTCAACACCCCATGAGTCTGTTAATGATTGATATCGACAACTTTAAGTCTGTGAATGATAAATACGGCCACTTAGCCGGGGATCAGGTTCTCGCTGAGGTTGCTGAAAGGCTGGTGTCCAGTATCGGCGACTCAGATTCTGTGAGTCGCTATGGGGGCGAGGAATTTTCCCTGATCCTTACCGACACCGATAGCGGAGGGGCTGGACAAAGGGCCGACAAGATTCGCCAGGCGATCGAGTCTGAGAAATTCACCATAGCCAACTCCCAACAGGCTACTTTGACCGTCAGCATCGGCGTGACCACCTATCCGGGCGCCATCAGCCTTGAAAGACCAACTGATTTGATTGCCCAGGCTGACCACGCCCTTTATCGGGCAAAAAATCAGGGGCGTAATCAGGTTTTGATTTACGACCCGACTCTCGACCGGAACTGA
- a CDS encoding signal peptidase II produces MKKRDWVFVIGLVLVVWLADRLTKAWALDAITHLQFYGPLGLVLHRNPGAILGAFSNLPPLLRVVSLSTGGAFLIFTYAAIQYLLPRRSFVLRAGMSILLGGILGNVTDRIIWGSVVDFVLLGSPHWATPAFNFADAIQWVGYFMIVGSLIKEGNQIWPNENERKRVWINPLYQWKYCLVLVFVGLGFAIISGVFSYTFLKVTIDDIIIGSPAVAEQKFLSPFLMTYMSICSGFLIMLFLIGRILSHRTAGPLYAFERFMDDVMIGKDRVLKLRQGDEFMHLEELAEKIRDRFIHEGLLKKSDHPEEIHEPEDQHVLGQESDPEESGETEAIAAIPKEAGNE; encoded by the coding sequence GTGAAAAAACGTGATTGGGTCTTCGTTATTGGATTGGTATTAGTTGTTTGGTTGGCAGATCGCCTGACAAAGGCGTGGGCCCTCGACGCTATCACCCACCTTCAATTTTACGGACCTCTTGGACTGGTCCTTCACCGCAACCCGGGTGCGATCCTAGGTGCCTTCTCCAACCTCCCCCCACTCCTTCGCGTGGTCTCACTTTCGACGGGCGGAGCCTTTCTCATTTTCACTTATGCGGCTATTCAGTATCTGCTTCCTCGACGCTCATTTGTTCTTCGCGCCGGAATGTCCATTCTCCTAGGGGGAATTCTTGGTAACGTCACCGACCGAATCATCTGGGGCTCAGTGGTGGATTTTGTCCTTCTTGGCAGTCCCCATTGGGCCACACCGGCATTTAACTTTGCAGACGCCATTCAATGGGTGGGTTACTTCATGATCGTTGGTTCCCTCATTAAAGAAGGGAATCAAATTTGGCCTAATGAAAATGAACGCAAGCGGGTTTGGATCAACCCCCTCTATCAATGGAAGTACTGCCTGGTTCTGGTCTTTGTTGGCTTGGGATTTGCCATCATTAGCGGGGTATTTTCTTATACCTTCTTAAAGGTGACGATTGATGACATCATTATTGGATCCCCTGCGGTGGCTGAGCAGAAGTTCCTGTCCCCATTTTTGATGACCTACATGTCAATCTGTTCGGGATTTCTGATCATGCTCTTTCTTATTGGCCGAATTCTTTCCCACCGGACCGCTGGCCCCCTATATGCATTTGAGCGCTTTATGGATGATGTCATGATCGGAAAAGACCGGGTCCTCAAGCTCCGTCAGGGCGACGAATTCATGCACCTCGAAGAGCTGGCTGAAAAGATCCGCGATCGCTTCATACACGAAGGACTTCTTAAAAAATCAGACCACCCCGAGGAAATTCATGAACCCGAGGACCAACATGTTCTCGGCCAGGAGTCAGACCCGGAAGAATCCGGTGAGACGGAAGCCATCGCCGCCATTCCGAAAGAAGCGGGCAACGAGTAG
- a CDS encoding 3'-5' exonuclease — protein MDLSLFWPDATYVAFDTETTGKYPLDAEICEIAAVKWRNGQEIGRYQTLIKPTHRMSEEVIKIHNITNEMVVDAPPIGAKIGEFHEFLGDAVPVAHHAPFDLGFLSIEFENQRLPLPSTPVLCTSLLSRAVIPESPNHRLQTLVSFLGIEGGQAHRALDDAIACLALMFKCLDRVGKYKTVAEVLAAQGPELNWRDYSLHNLHANRVMAEIIKALRAKQPVEIVYSGGSRPGEARTVMPLGIVRNPNGDFLVAREEKCGTNRSLEEVPKRYFLEKIKKARS, from the coding sequence ATGGATTTAAGCCTATTCTGGCCGGATGCCACATATGTCGCCTTTGACACGGAGACCACGGGAAAATACCCCCTGGATGCGGAAATCTGTGAAATCGCTGCCGTCAAATGGAGAAATGGCCAGGAGATTGGTCGTTATCAGACTCTGATTAAACCGACCCACAGGATGTCTGAAGAGGTGATCAAGATCCATAACATTACCAACGAGATGGTGGTTGATGCCCCTCCGATAGGGGCAAAAATTGGCGAGTTTCATGAGTTTTTGGGTGATGCTGTTCCGGTGGCTCATCATGCACCCTTTGACTTAGGTTTTTTGTCCATCGAATTTGAGAATCAAAGGCTCCCCTTGCCATCGACGCCTGTGCTATGTACCAGCTTGCTGTCGAGGGCGGTGATTCCCGAGAGTCCCAATCATCGGTTGCAGACACTGGTAAGCTTTTTGGGAATTGAGGGTGGCCAGGCTCATCGCGCTCTCGATGATGCTATCGCCTGCCTGGCCCTGATGTTTAAGTGTTTGGACCGGGTGGGTAAATATAAGACGGTGGCTGAAGTTTTGGCAGCTCAGGGTCCGGAGCTCAACTGGCGGGACTACTCTCTTCACAACCTCCACGCCAATAGAGTGATGGCTGAGATCATCAAGGCTTTGCGGGCGAAGCAACCGGTTGAGATTGTATATTCAGGAGGGTCGAGACCTGGTGAAGCAAGAACAGTTATGCCGTTGGGGATCGTCCGAAACCCCAATGGGGATTTTCTCGTTGCTCGTGAGGAGAAATGCGGCACCAATCGGTCTCTGGAAGAAGTACCAAAGAGATATTTCCTAGAAAAAATTAAAAAGGCCCGCAGCTAG
- a CDS encoding efflux RND transporter permease subunit: MRSIIGFFAKEHLLGNLLTVLIIITGVFTIFTIRRDIWPNVQFNLTTVSTFLGGASPEQVEKLVINPVEEALREVDGIKKVFSTATEGRAVVVAQLDPDARNPDKTNSDIQQAIDRIDSLPSSADKPVIYAIEAGREPVIEVTVTGEKNPIEVRNAAKFVADELSLENLVSKVTKRGYDKREFVVEADPVKLARRRVPLSALIQSIESRNISLPGGSIQNNAGVEVLVRTEGEYSSAEEIGRTVILANEAGYGTRVRDVATVTESLAPPERLYRTDGEAGINMIVAKKQNADAIELVEIVRNKVEQLKSKVPASVRLGFSNDFTIYLANRLNTLSSNLMIGLVLVILVLSLFLPWRVTLVVALGIPIALFASLSTAQYFDVSLNLISLIGLIIVLGMLVDDAIVVSENIWRHIEDGESSEKAIIEGTREVLGPVLASVLTTVSAFAPMMFMTGIFGAFVFQIPLMVILALCISLFEAFLIMPSHFAAWVVPFVSIEKQQAKSANWYTHLSETYAKFVSWSLTKRYLMLGLAGLMLVGSITLIFVTGRFVLFPPGSVELIFVSLEAPTGTSLEKMVDLVTPVENTINELPDHELLDFMTSIGIIQQGTIDPQTRRGSHYAHIRIALTSKLKRSRTATEIIEQLRASIGRPEGFNSISFEFAREGPPQGRPISLNVLGPDFQTLQTLAGQIKKELGEIEGVVDVRDSFVLGKPEWNVLPRFEESATLGLSASEIALSVRTAFEGIIASSIRELDEEVDIRVRLAEKKGDAQTQLENIKIGNRLGNLIPLSAIADFKQEKTLSAINHLHHRRLINVSAEVQLEKITANEVTTKIKPKMAELTKGMSEYSIDFGGEDEDTEESMAALARAFIFAAFIIFSLLIVTFKNLFQPILILTSIPLGLMGVIIAMFLHNRPLSFMAMLGVIALAGVIVNNAIVLIDFINRRREQGDDLNTSVVTAAKVRLRPILLTTATTVSGLFPTAYGEHFQKYLGIGGGDPFIVPIALALGWGLAFGAILTLIFFPSFVRILDDIRSLTRKFLLRRSQ; the protein is encoded by the coding sequence ATGCGTTCGATCATTGGATTTTTTGCTAAAGAACATCTCCTCGGCAATCTGCTCACTGTCCTGATCATCATCACCGGCGTCTTTACCATATTCACCATTCGCCGTGATATCTGGCCAAATGTGCAATTCAATTTGACCACTGTCTCCACCTTTCTGGGCGGGGCATCTCCTGAGCAAGTGGAAAAACTGGTGATCAATCCGGTGGAAGAAGCCCTCCGGGAAGTGGATGGAATCAAGAAGGTTTTTTCCACGGCGACCGAGGGCCGGGCCGTTGTCGTCGCCCAACTCGATCCCGATGCTCGCAACCCAGACAAAACCAATTCCGACATCCAACAAGCCATTGACCGCATTGACTCTCTGCCTTCATCTGCTGACAAACCGGTAATCTATGCCATCGAGGCAGGCCGTGAACCAGTGATTGAAGTCACCGTCACTGGCGAGAAAAATCCCATCGAAGTGCGCAACGCTGCCAAATTTGTCGCCGATGAACTGAGCCTGGAAAATTTGGTTTCAAAGGTCACCAAGCGCGGCTACGATAAAAGAGAATTTGTGGTCGAAGCCGACCCCGTGAAGCTGGCAAGACGAAGAGTTCCTTTGTCAGCTCTTATACAATCAATTGAGTCACGCAACATCTCCCTCCCTGGTGGCAGTATACAGAACAATGCAGGCGTGGAAGTACTCGTGCGAACCGAGGGTGAGTACTCATCGGCCGAAGAAATCGGACGTACTGTGATCTTGGCCAATGAGGCTGGGTATGGCACCCGTGTTCGGGACGTAGCCACTGTCACCGAAAGCCTAGCTCCTCCCGAAAGGCTATACCGCACCGACGGTGAAGCTGGAATCAATATGATTGTTGCCAAAAAGCAAAATGCCGATGCCATTGAACTGGTGGAAATTGTTCGCAATAAGGTGGAGCAGTTAAAGTCGAAGGTGCCTGCGAGCGTGCGCCTAGGCTTTTCCAATGACTTTACCATTTATCTGGCCAACCGCCTTAACACCCTAAGCTCTAATCTGATGATCGGTCTCGTTCTTGTCATTCTTGTTCTTAGTCTATTCCTGCCCTGGCGGGTGACTTTGGTCGTGGCTCTAGGAATTCCTATTGCCCTTTTTGCCTCCCTATCGACAGCTCAGTACTTTGATGTTTCGCTAAATCTTATCAGCTTGATTGGTTTGATTATCGTTTTGGGCATGCTGGTCGACGATGCCATTGTCGTCAGTGAAAACATCTGGCGTCACATCGAGGACGGAGAATCCTCAGAAAAGGCCATCATTGAAGGGACCCGTGAAGTACTGGGGCCCGTACTGGCGTCCGTACTCACCACGGTTTCGGCCTTTGCGCCAATGATGTTCATGACTGGCATCTTTGGTGCTTTTGTCTTCCAAATTCCCCTTATGGTCATACTTGCGCTTTGCATTTCCCTATTTGAAGCCTTTTTGATCATGCCCTCCCACTTCGCCGCATGGGTGGTTCCATTTGTCAGTATTGAAAAACAGCAGGCGAAATCCGCCAACTGGTATACTCACCTCTCCGAAACCTATGCCAAATTTGTTTCCTGGAGTCTTACCAAACGCTACCTCATGCTCGGCCTGGCAGGACTAATGCTTGTTGGCTCCATCACTTTGATTTTTGTCACCGGCCGCTTTGTATTGTTCCCGCCAGGAAGTGTGGAGCTGATCTTTGTGTCTCTGGAAGCACCAACAGGGACCTCTCTGGAAAAAATGGTGGATTTGGTGACGCCGGTTGAAAATACAATCAACGAACTCCCTGACCATGAACTACTGGACTTTATGACTTCGATTGGCATCATCCAGCAGGGCACCATTGATCCTCAAACTCGCCGGGGCTCCCACTACGCCCACATTCGGATCGCGCTGACATCCAAACTCAAACGAAGCCGAACAGCAACGGAGATAATCGAACAACTGCGCGCCTCGATTGGCCGGCCCGAAGGCTTCAATTCGATTTCATTTGAATTCGCCCGCGAGGGACCTCCCCAGGGACGACCGATTTCACTCAATGTTCTCGGTCCCGACTTTCAGACTCTACAGACTCTTGCTGGTCAAATCAAAAAGGAGTTGGGCGAAATTGAGGGGGTTGTCGATGTTCGCGATTCATTTGTTTTAGGAAAACCTGAATGGAATGTTCTTCCGCGCTTCGAAGAATCAGCGACTCTTGGCCTTTCTGCTTCCGAAATCGCCCTAAGCGTACGCACGGCCTTTGAGGGAATCATTGCATCCTCCATTCGCGAGTTAGATGAAGAAGTAGATATCCGTGTGCGCCTGGCTGAGAAAAAGGGCGATGCCCAGACTCAGCTGGAAAACATCAAGATCGGCAATCGCTTAGGAAATCTTATACCTCTCTCCGCCATCGCCGATTTTAAACAGGAAAAAACACTAAGTGCCATTAATCACCTCCACCATCGCCGCTTAATCAATGTCAGTGCTGAAGTTCAACTTGAGAAGATAACGGCCAACGAAGTCACGACCAAAATTAAACCCAAAATGGCTGAGCTCACCAAGGGAATGTCCGAGTATTCAATCGATTTTGGTGGAGAGGACGAAGACACTGAGGAGTCCATGGCGGCTCTTGCACGTGCCTTTATTTTTGCCGCCTTTATTATTTTCTCCCTTCTGATCGTCACCTTTAAAAATCTGTTTCAGCCCATTCTTATTCTCACTAGCATTCCCTTGGGGCTGATGGGAGTGATTATCGCAATGTTTCTTCACAATCGCCCTTTGAGTTTCATGGCCATGCTAGGGGTGATTGCCCTTGCCGGCGTCATCGTCAACAATGCCATTGTACTCATTGATTTTATCAATCGCCGCCGGGAGCAAGGGGACGACCTCAATACCTCCGTGGTAACCGCCGCCAAGGTCAGACTTCGACCAATCTTACTCACGACCGCAACGACCGTCAGCGGCCTCTTCCCCACGGCCTACGGCGAGCACTTCCAGAAGTATCTCGGAATTGGGGGCGGAGATCCGTTTATCGTTCCTATCGCGTTGGCTCTTGGCTGGGGTCTTGCCTTCGGCGCCATTCTCACCCTGATCTTCTTCCCCTCCTTTGTCCGCATCCTCGACGACATCCGCTCCCTCACCCGCAAATTCCTCCTCCGCCGTAGCCAGTGA
- a CDS encoding chemotaxis protein MotB — MAEKQPIVVIKKINVQAAGAHGGSWKVAFADFMTSMMAFFLVMWLISQSEQVKKNIADYFSTPSIIEYNFSNYGVELTLEKLFLDLINEPLKFFQAFVTPTDFTPNIMGMGSKKIVLHHIADQLGDIAQNVEVNADEVFFEIPADQLFGYGTAEPQAHFVDVMEKLKAITSGLEDSNVFVDSTIFDQTVRTKDKGDARRVAEQRLDLVSQKIQSSLEHGSVDVFGKSQVKVAGTLAPGQKVDNGVIRFKVKQKDFTKDGRKPRQLDDVFGKSDTDKSPYDNFVNQLTDRKKGDKFDTNDPRARWRARRNK; from the coding sequence GTGGCTGAAAAACAGCCCATAGTGGTAATCAAAAAGATTAACGTGCAAGCCGCAGGAGCACATGGTGGTTCCTGGAAGGTGGCCTTTGCCGACTTTATGACTTCTATGATGGCCTTTTTTCTTGTGATGTGGCTAATCAGTCAATCTGAGCAGGTGAAAAAGAATATTGCAGACTATTTCTCCACCCCTAGTATCATTGAGTACAACTTCTCCAACTATGGAGTTGAGTTGACTCTGGAAAAGTTGTTCCTCGACCTCATCAATGAGCCACTCAAATTCTTTCAGGCCTTTGTTACACCTACGGATTTTACCCCCAACATTATGGGAATGGGATCAAAGAAAATCGTTCTTCACCACATTGCCGACCAGCTTGGAGACATTGCGCAAAATGTGGAAGTCAATGCCGACGAAGTATTTTTTGAGATTCCCGCCGACCAATTGTTTGGCTATGGCACGGCTGAGCCCCAAGCTCATTTTGTAGACGTAATGGAGAAATTGAAGGCAATCACCTCGGGACTTGAAGACTCAAATGTCTTTGTTGATTCCACCATCTTTGACCAAACCGTTCGCACCAAGGACAAAGGGGATGCTCGTCGAGTGGCCGAACAGAGATTAGACTTGGTTTCCCAAAAAATTCAGTCATCCTTGGAACACGGATCGGTGGATGTGTTTGGGAAATCCCAGGTCAAGGTCGCCGGTACGCTTGCGCCTGGGCAGAAGGTTGACAATGGAGTGATTCGTTTTAAGGTCAAGCAAAAGGACTTCACCAAAGACGGGCGAAAGCCGCGGCAATTGGATGATGTTTTCGGCAAATCTGATACCGACAAGTCGCCCTACGACAACTTTGTCAATCAGCTGACGGATCGGAAGAAGGGCGATAAGTTCGATACTAATGATCCGCGGGCGCGGTGGCGTGCAAGGCGCAACAAATAA
- the motA gene encoding flagellar motor stator protein MotA, producing the protein MGFVGAIVVVVCVFGGFLAAGGHLHVIWQPFEVVIIFGAALGGFLIANPIGTVKMAISKSIHALTGKPPSKKEYLELLQMMFQLFQIFRKDGPQAVEKHIEEPNSSEIFKAYPGFLKNHHAVDFLCDTMKITLSADLTQYDVDDLLDQDIKVAHTEEHAAAHAVQSVADALPGLGIVAAVLGIVHTMDYLDQGVQTIGGLVAAALVGTFLGVLFCYGFFGPMSTKMGNDIEAEGRYLSVIKAALVALQRGAPPLVCVEFARRSVFPTERPSFDEMDAATKEGKKAA; encoded by the coding sequence ATGGGATTTGTTGGAGCAATCGTCGTGGTAGTGTGCGTGTTCGGTGGCTTTCTAGCGGCCGGCGGACATCTTCATGTGATTTGGCAGCCCTTCGAGGTGGTCATCATTTTCGGTGCTGCTCTTGGTGGATTCCTCATCGCCAACCCTATAGGCACCGTCAAAATGGCAATTTCCAAATCCATCCATGCCTTGACGGGCAAGCCACCCAGCAAAAAGGAGTATCTTGAGCTTCTGCAGATGATGTTTCAACTCTTTCAGATCTTCCGTAAGGATGGTCCTCAAGCGGTGGAAAAACACATTGAGGAACCCAATAGCAGTGAGATCTTTAAAGCCTATCCGGGATTTTTGAAGAACCACCATGCGGTAGATTTTCTCTGCGACACCATGAAGATCACGCTGTCTGCAGACCTCACCCAGTATGACGTGGATGATCTTTTGGATCAGGACATCAAAGTGGCTCACACAGAAGAACACGCGGCGGCCCATGCCGTTCAGAGTGTTGCCGATGCTCTGCCGGGACTAGGAATTGTGGCCGCGGTTTTAGGAATTGTACACACTATGGATTATCTGGACCAGGGAGTACAAACCATCGGTGGCTTGGTTGCTGCCGCACTTGTGGGAACGTTCCTGGGGGTTTTGTTTTGTTATGGATTCTTTGGTCCGATGTCTACCAAAATGGGCAACGACATCGAGGCTGAGGGACGTTATTTATCGGTGATTAAGGCTGCCCTGGTGGCTCTGCAGAGGGGTGCTCCACCTCTTGTTTGTGTGGAGTTCGCACGGAGAAGTGTTTTTCCGACAGAGCGCCCAAGCTTCGATGAGATGGATGCTGCGACCAAAGAAGGAAAGAAAGCTGCCTAA